Proteins co-encoded in one alpha proteobacterium HIMB5 genomic window:
- a CDS encoding electron transfer flavoprotein-like FAD-binding protein (PFAM: Electron transfer flavoprotein domain; Electron transfer flavoprotein FAD-binding domain), which yields MAVLLIAEHNNKELKPFTLNAVTAASQIDADVHALVIGNNSADAAKALSELPLVKKVLTVEAPYYENFVAENFAPVVIKLAENYSHIVCSANTFGKNLMPRIAANLDTSQISDITKVISADTFLRPIYAGNAFATVKSNDPKKCVTIRPTSFDPCETSGGSAPIEKVDPSDEFASTKFVKREEIKSDRPELGTARVVVSGGRGMQNGDNFKLITAIADKLNAAIGASRAAVDAGYISNDHQVGQTGKVVVPDLYIAVGISGAIQHLAGMKESKIIVAINKDGEAPIFSVADYGLEADLFEALPQFLEELNKLNTIQK from the coding sequence ATGGCGGTTTTACTTATAGCTGAACATAATAACAAAGAACTTAAACCTTTTACTCTAAACGCAGTAACAGCTGCTTCACAAATTGATGCAGATGTTCATGCTTTAGTTATAGGAAATAATTCTGCAGATGCAGCAAAAGCTTTATCCGAGTTACCTTTGGTTAAGAAAGTTCTAACTGTCGAAGCACCATATTATGAAAATTTTGTTGCAGAAAATTTTGCACCAGTTGTAATTAAATTAGCTGAAAATTATTCTCACATTGTTTGTTCAGCTAATACGTTTGGAAAAAATTTAATGCCAAGAATAGCAGCAAATTTAGATACATCTCAGATTAGCGATATAACTAAAGTTATTTCCGCAGATACTTTTTTAAGACCTATTTATGCAGGTAATGCATTTGCAACAGTTAAAAGCAATGACCCAAAAAAATGTGTAACAATTAGACCAACTTCTTTTGATCCTTGTGAAACAAGCGGTGGCTCAGCTCCAATTGAAAAAGTTGATCCAAGTGATGAATTTGCATCTACAAAATTTGTTAAAAGAGAAGAAATAAAATCTGATAGACCTGAACTTGGAACAGCTAGAGTTGTTGTTTCTGGAGGAAGAGGAATGCAGAATGGAGATAACTTTAAACTTATTACAGCAATAGCTGATAAACTAAATGCAGCAATCGGAGCATCAAGAGCTGCTGTAGATGCAGGCTATATAAGTAATGATCATCAAGTTGGACAAACTGGAAAAGTAGTAGTTCCAGATTTATATATTGCAGTTGGTATTTCAGGCGCAATTCAACATTTAGCCGGAATGAAAGAAAGTAAAATTATAGTTGCAATCAACAAAGATGGTGAAGCACCAATTTTCAGTGTAGCCGACTATGGTTTAGAAGCAGATTTATTTGAAGCGCTTCCTCAATTCTTAGAAGAATTGAACAAATTAAACACTATACAAAAATAA
- a CDS encoding electron transfer flavoprotein-like FAD-binding protein (PFAM: Electron transfer flavoprotein domain), producing MKILVAVKRVIDYNVQIRVKEDGTGVVTDNVKMSTNPPDDNAVEEAVKIKEAGKATEVVAVTIGEEKAQETVRKALAVGADRGIHVKVDGMIEPLAVSKLLQKIVEKENPDLVFMGKQAIDDDCNQTGQMLSALLKWPQATFASKIDVKDGKLEVVREIDEGLETIEINVPAIVTCDLRLNEPRYASLPNIMKAKKKPIEQLNAADLGVDTAPRVEILKVEEPPKRKAGIKVANVAELVQKLKNEAKVI from the coding sequence ATGAAAATCTTAGTCGCAGTAAAAAGAGTTATTGATTACAACGTACAAATAAGAGTTAAAGAAGATGGAACAGGTGTTGTTACTGACAATGTTAAAATGTCAACTAATCCGCCTGATGATAATGCAGTTGAAGAAGCAGTAAAAATTAAAGAAGCAGGAAAAGCAACTGAAGTAGTTGCAGTTACTATTGGAGAAGAAAAAGCTCAAGAAACAGTTAGAAAAGCTTTAGCGGTTGGTGCTGATAGAGGTATTCATGTTAAAGTTGATGGAATGATTGAACCTTTAGCAGTATCAAAATTATTACAAAAAATTGTAGAAAAAGAAAATCCAGATTTAGTATTTATGGGTAAACAAGCAATTGATGATGATTGTAACCAAACTGGTCAAATGTTAAGTGCTTTATTAAAATGGCCTCAAGCAACTTTTGCTTCAAAAATAGATGTTAAAGATGGAAAATTAGAAGTTGTTAGAGAAATTGACGAAGGTTTAGAGACAATTGAAATAAATGTACCTGCGATTGTTACATGTGATCTACGATTAAATGAACCTAGATATGCTTCATTACCCAATATAATGAAAGCAAAGAAAAAACCAATAGAACAATTAAATGCAGCAGATCTTGGTGTTGATACAGCTCCAAGAGTGGAAATCTTAAAAGTTGAAGAGCCACCAAAAAGAAAAGCAGGAATTAAAGTAGCAAATGTTGCTGAACTTGTTCAAAAATTAAAAAATGAGGCAAAGGTAATCTAA
- a CDS encoding folate-binding FAD dependent oxidoreductase with glycine cleavage system aminomethyltransferase-like protein (PFAM: Glycine cleavage T-protein C-terminal barrel domain; Aminomethyltransferase folate-binding domain; FAD dependent oxidoreductase), translating to MKTKTKVVVVGGGVVGVSALYHLAKKGWSDVVLVERKELTSGSTWHAAGLLPLFNMSYSVGQLHKYAVNLYKTLEEETGKNVGFSVVSNIRLASTKDRMDEYYQYAGVAKTIGVDVKFLKPEQVKEIWPLCHTDDLVGAIQHPEDGYIQPADLTQALATGARNRGAEIYRNTTVLAMRQTKDGWIVETDKGSIECEHIISCSGNFARQTGEMVGLEIPVIPVEHQYIVTEPHPEIQKRKKEGLPEMGVLRDSDSRWYMREEAGGLILGPYEDGAPACYVEGPSKESEYELFQEDLDRLAPHIEGAIHRVPAFGEVGVKKVYNGAICYTPDGNPIVGPAWGLKNFWINEGHSFGITAAGGAGWQLAEWIVDGEPTIDMLGVEPRRYGNYCSKSYLKAKNEEAYSHVFIVHYPDEERPAARPLRTSPCYERMKNLGAVFGQKFGWERPNFFATDGMEQKDDWSFRRSKWFDAIKKECQNVKENVGLLDMTAFAKCRIKGPKAEEFLDFLVANKLPKKVGRINLCHALNTKGGVHSEFTIMKEAENSYYLVSAGANLRLDHDWIQKWMPTDGSVIFEDLTNSNGVLVVAGPKARKLMEKVSKDDFSNENFKWLTAKKVDVGYAPVNAMRVNFVGELGWELHHPIEYQNHIFDKLMEAGKEFGIKPFGIRAMNSLRVEKSYKLVGTELSIEYSPYESGLDRFIHPNKGKFIGLEALNKWREKGFDNKLVTLEVHNTEDADVLGNNPIYQNDKVVGRATGGEYGFRLDKSIALAMVKPDVATVGEKLKVDILGKMYDATVLDESPYDPENNLLRA from the coding sequence ATGAAAACTAAAACAAAAGTAGTCGTTGTTGGTGGTGGAGTTGTTGGCGTAAGTGCTCTTTATCATTTAGCAAAAAAAGGTTGGTCAGATGTAGTTTTAGTTGAGAGAAAAGAATTAACTTCAGGTTCAACTTGGCACGCAGCAGGTTTGCTTCCTTTATTCAACATGAGTTACTCAGTCGGGCAACTTCATAAGTACGCAGTAAATTTATATAAAACACTCGAGGAAGAAACAGGAAAAAATGTTGGCTTTAGTGTTGTATCAAACATTAGACTTGCAAGCACAAAAGATAGAATGGATGAATATTATCAGTATGCAGGTGTAGCAAAAACAATTGGAGTAGATGTAAAATTTTTAAAACCAGAACAAGTAAAAGAAATTTGGCCATTGTGCCATACAGATGATTTAGTTGGAGCAATTCAACACCCTGAAGATGGATATATTCAACCAGCTGATTTAACTCAAGCTCTTGCAACAGGTGCAAGAAATAGAGGAGCAGAGATTTATAGAAACACTACGGTTTTAGCAATGAGACAAACCAAAGATGGTTGGATTGTTGAAACAGACAAAGGATCTATTGAATGTGAACATATAATATCTTGTTCAGGAAACTTTGCTAGACAAACAGGTGAGATGGTTGGTTTGGAAATTCCAGTAATACCTGTTGAACATCAATACATTGTTACAGAACCCCATCCAGAAATTCAAAAAAGAAAAAAAGAAGGCTTACCTGAAATGGGAGTTTTAAGAGATAGTGATAGCAGATGGTACATGAGAGAAGAAGCTGGTGGATTAATTTTAGGTCCTTATGAAGATGGAGCACCAGCTTGTTATGTTGAAGGTCCATCAAAAGAATCTGAGTATGAATTATTTCAAGAAGATTTAGATAGACTTGCGCCACACATTGAAGGTGCAATTCATAGAGTTCCAGCTTTTGGAGAAGTGGGTGTTAAAAAAGTTTATAATGGTGCAATTTGTTATACACCAGATGGAAATCCCATTGTTGGTCCTGCATGGGGTTTAAAAAATTTCTGGATTAATGAAGGACACAGTTTTGGTATTACTGCTGCGGGTGGAGCAGGTTGGCAATTAGCAGAATGGATTGTAGATGGTGAACCAACTATTGATATGCTTGGTGTAGAACCAAGAAGATATGGTAATTATTGTTCTAAATCATATTTAAAAGCTAAAAATGAAGAAGCTTATAGTCATGTATTTATTGTTCATTATCCAGATGAAGAAAGACCTGCTGCAAGACCTTTAAGAACCTCTCCTTGCTATGAGAGAATGAAAAACTTAGGTGCAGTATTTGGTCAAAAGTTTGGATGGGAAAGACCAAACTTTTTTGCAACAGATGGAATGGAGCAAAAAGATGATTGGTCATTTAGAAGATCCAAATGGTTTGATGCAATTAAAAAAGAATGTCAGAATGTAAAAGAAAATGTTGGTCTATTAGATATGACAGCATTTGCTAAATGTAGAATTAAAGGACCTAAAGCAGAAGAATTTTTAGATTTCTTAGTTGCAAACAAACTTCCTAAAAAAGTTGGAAGAATAAATTTATGTCATGCCCTTAATACAAAGGGTGGAGTTCATTCAGAATTTACAATCATGAAAGAAGCAGAGAATAGTTATTATTTGGTTTCAGCTGGAGCTAACCTTAGATTAGATCATGATTGGATACAAAAGTGGATGCCAACAGATGGATCGGTAATATTTGAAGATCTTACAAACAGCAACGGTGTGTTGGTTGTTGCTGGTCCAAAAGCAAGAAAACTAATGGAAAAAGTTTCTAAAGACGATTTTTCAAATGAAAACTTTAAATGGTTAACAGCTAAAAAAGTAGATGTTGGTTACGCACCAGTAAATGCAATGAGAGTCAACTTTGTTGGTGAGTTAGGTTGGGAACTGCACCATCCAATTGAATATCAAAATCATATATTTGATAAATTAATGGAAGCAGGAAAGGAATTTGGAATTAAACCATTTGGAATTAGAGCAATGAATAGTTTGAGAGTTGAGAAATCTTATAAATTAGTTGGTACAGAGCTTTCAATTGAATATTCACCTTACGAGTCTGGTCTTGATAGATTTATACATCCTAACAAAGGAAAATTTATTGGTCTTGAAGCTTTAAATAAATGGAGAGAAAAAGGTTTTGATAACAAACTTGTTACATTAGAAGTTCACAATACTGAAGATGCAGATGTGTTAGGAAACAACCCAATATATCAAAACGACAAAGTCGTAGGTAGAGCAACGGGTGGGGAATATGGATTTAGATTAGATAAATCTATAGCTCTTGCAATGGTGAAACCCGACGTTGCGACAGTTGGCGAAAAATTAAAAGTTGATATTTTAGGTAAAATGTATGACGCTACTGTATTAGATGAAAGTCCATACGATCCAGAAAATAATTTATTGAGAGCTTAA
- a CDS encoding flavodoxin-like protein (PFAM: Flavodoxin-like fold) yields MKKIFLVYGHYNDASFNAAIRDEFIKTSKEKGNQVDVVDLYKEKFNPVFAGEEPDKEVLDHRKRIEEADTIVLIAPIWNFRMPAIVEGWIDKVLAPPWAFRFKQLVGNYGYPIGNLKNKKAVIFCTYGSPRLAITTFFLNLPIRRLKRGVFHMCGIYNINYRRYFAVPFVGEEKRKEFLKDVRETANSV; encoded by the coding sequence ATGAAGAAAATTTTTTTAGTATATGGCCACTACAATGACGCATCTTTTAATGCTGCAATTAGAGATGAGTTCATAAAAACATCAAAAGAGAAGGGTAACCAAGTTGATGTTGTTGATTTATATAAAGAGAAATTTAATCCTGTTTTTGCAGGCGAAGAACCTGATAAAGAAGTCCTAGATCACAGAAAAAGAATAGAAGAAGCTGACACTATTGTTTTAATAGCTCCAATATGGAATTTTAGAATGCCAGCAATCGTTGAAGGTTGGATAGATAAAGTTTTAGCGCCACCTTGGGCTTTCAGATTTAAACAACTAGTTGGAAACTATGGTTATCCAATTGGGAACTTAAAAAATAAAAAAGCTGTAATTTTTTGTACATATGGATCTCCTAGACTAGCTATTACAACTTTCTTTTTAAACTTACCGATAAGAAGATTAAAAAGAGGAGTTTTCCATATGTGTGGAATTTATAATATAAACTACAGAAGATACTTTGCTGTACCTTTTGTAGGTGAAGAAAAAAGAAAAGAGTTTTTAAAAGATGTTAGAGAAACTGCAAATAGCGTTTAG
- a CDS encoding hypothetical protein (PFAM: YeeE/YedE family (DUF395)): MTRVISLVSGIIFGIGLVISEMINPEKVLGFLNLFGNWDPSLAFVMIGALAVSSPLFHLIKNKEKPICEVSFNIPNNKEINKKLILGSVIFGAGWGLGGLCPGPAISSIALINYYSITFVISMFIGFYLVRLFESTTQAR; this comes from the coding sequence ATGACTAGAGTTATTTCATTAGTTTCAGGAATTATTTTTGGAATAGGTTTGGTTATAAGTGAAATGATTAATCCTGAAAAAGTTTTAGGTTTTTTAAATTTATTTGGTAATTGGGATCCTTCATTAGCTTTCGTAATGATAGGAGCTTTAGCGGTATCTTCACCTTTATTCCATCTTATAAAAAATAAAGAAAAACCTATATGTGAAGTTTCATTCAATATTCCAAATAATAAAGAGATAAATAAAAAATTGATTTTAGGATCAGTAATTTTTGGAGCAGGTTGGGGGCTTGGTGGTCTATGTCCAGGTCCAGCAATTTCTTCAATTGCTCTAATTAATTATTACTCAATTACTTTTGTTATATCGATGTTTATTGGGTTTTATTTAGTCAGGTTATTTGAATCCACGACCCAAGCTCGGTGA
- a CDS encoding hypothetical protein (PFAM: YeeE/YedE family (DUF395)), whose protein sequence is MTIVNFTPYSALIGGIIIGLAVVILFLFNGRLVGISGIAANALNQKERRIDNILFLVGLIIGPILYALISNKEINISISNSLPLLIVAGLLVGIGTRISGGCTSGHGISGIGRFSLRSIIATITFMVVGILTVLIKNFV, encoded by the coding sequence ATGACAATAGTAAATTTCACGCCTTATTCTGCATTGATTGGAGGAATAATTATAGGTTTAGCTGTAGTAATTTTATTCTTATTTAATGGAAGATTAGTTGGAATTAGTGGAATTGCAGCTAATGCTTTAAATCAAAAAGAAAGAAGAATTGATAATATTTTATTTTTAGTAGGTTTAATTATAGGTCCAATTCTATATGCTTTAATTTCAAATAAAGAAATTAATATTTCAATTTCAAATTCTTTACCTTTATTAATTGTAGCAGGATTATTAGTTGGTATTGGGACAAGAATAAGTGGAGGCTGTACAAGCGGACATGGTATTAGTGGAATTGGCAGATTTTCTTTAAGATCAATTATAGCAACCATAACTTTTATGGTTGTTGGAATTTTAACAGTTTTAATTAAAAATTTTGTATGA
- a CDS encoding CoA-binding protein (PFAM: CoA binding domain) produces MTDEKIKEILSNSKTIAMIGVSKNTSKTSTIVMKYMQEYGFKVIPVNPRSKGEKVLGEEFVGSLNEIKEQVDIVNVFRPSKEAEGFANETVQIKAKTLWLQLGIKCEKAKSITSKNNIEYIENRCTKMEYQKHFLKIRQAFPVLNN; encoded by the coding sequence ATGACAGATGAAAAAATAAAAGAAATTTTGTCAAATTCTAAAACAATTGCAATGATTGGAGTTAGCAAAAATACAAGTAAAACTTCGACTATAGTTATGAAATATATGCAAGAATATGGATTTAAAGTTATTCCTGTAAACCCACGATCTAAAGGTGAGAAAGTATTAGGTGAGGAGTTTGTGGGAAGTTTAAATGAAATAAAAGAACAAGTTGATATAGTTAATGTTTTCAGGCCTTCCAAAGAAGCAGAAGGTTTTGCAAATGAAACTGTACAAATAAAAGCAAAAACTTTATGGCTCCAACTTGGTATTAAATGTGAGAAAGCTAAAAGTATTACTTCAAAAAACAATATTGAGTATATTGAAAACCGATGTACAAAAATGGAATACCAAAAACACTTTCTTAAAATCAGACAAGCGTTTCCAGTTTTAAATAATTAA
- a CDS encoding enoyl-CoA hydratase family protein (PFAM: Enoyl-CoA hydratase/isomerase family), whose translation MNIKYKIIQNSIALVTINEPKTYNSLSFKNLSDLIKVFKKLDKDKKTKVIILEGAGKGFSAGHNLKEVKSLKVKNKYQKLFNLCSKLMLQIVEGKKPVIAKVHGAAYAAGCQLVASCDLAYSTKDALFATPGVNIGLFCSTPMVAVSRKIQRKPMMKMLLTGEPIKADYAKELGLINDCFAKSKLNNEVLKVAKKIASKSNLTIKIGKQAFYKQLEMPLSKAYAYTSKMMTLNMMAMDAQEGISAFLQKRKPVWKNR comes from the coding sequence ATGAATATTAAATATAAGATTATTCAAAACAGTATTGCCTTAGTTACTATCAATGAACCAAAAACTTATAACTCTTTATCGTTTAAAAATTTAAGTGATTTAATCAAAGTATTTAAGAAGCTTGATAAAGATAAAAAAACTAAGGTTATAATTTTAGAAGGAGCTGGCAAAGGTTTTAGTGCAGGGCATAATTTAAAAGAAGTCAAAAGTCTAAAAGTTAAAAATAAATATCAAAAGTTATTTAATCTTTGTTCAAAATTGATGTTGCAAATTGTTGAAGGAAAAAAACCTGTTATTGCCAAAGTCCATGGTGCTGCTTATGCTGCAGGATGTCAATTGGTTGCAAGTTGTGACTTAGCTTACAGTACAAAAGATGCGTTGTTTGCAACACCAGGAGTAAACATAGGATTATTTTGTAGTACCCCTATGGTTGCGGTTAGCAGAAAAATTCAAAGAAAACCTATGATGAAAATGTTATTAACTGGGGAACCGATTAAAGCAGATTATGCAAAAGAATTAGGTTTAATTAATGACTGTTTTGCTAAATCAAAATTAAACAATGAAGTTTTAAAAGTTGCTAAAAAAATTGCCTCAAAATCTAATCTTACAATTAAAATTGGTAAGCAAGCTTTTTATAAACAATTAGAAATGCCATTAAGTAAAGCTTATGCTTATACGAGTAAAATGATGACTTTAAATATGATGGCAATGGATGCACAAGAAGGAATTTCTGCATTTCTTCAAAAAAGAAAACCTGTTTGGAAAAATAGATAA
- a CDS encoding mandelate racemase family protein,mandelate racemase family protein (PFAM: Mandelate racemase / muconate lactonizing enzyme, C-terminal domain; Mandelate racemase / muconate lactonizing enzyme, N-terminal domain), with protein sequence MKITKLSIWNINLKSHETYYMAGNKTCDEVESIIISVDTDSGIKGWGECCPIPHYLPAYAKGITPALTEIAPVIIGSDPVGPEALMAKVNKYLQGHPYAKSPLDIALWDITAKVANLPLYKLLGGQKQKDMPLYHSITCIAPDEMVKIAKEKQKEGITQFQVKLGVDNDWRIDTERLIKIREVIDDGFLVYGDWNCGATPLDAIRTSRAVAHLDIMLEQPCVTLSECALVKQATGLPMKLDEGVYDTKTLLEGHEKGIMDVAALKLSKFGGVSAVRYARELCNYFGTKMCIEDTWGSDITTSALLHLGTSCEPSRLLNVCDLSGYVSPRLDKNGPTRNKGKISAPDGIGLGVEPDLNILGKPTVILD encoded by the coding sequence ATGAAAATAACTAAATTATCAATTTGGAATATTAATCTGAAAAGTCATGAAACATATTATATGGCAGGTAATAAAACTTGTGATGAAGTAGAGAGTATAATTATCTCAGTAGATACTGATAGTGGCATTAAAGGTTGGGGTGAATGTTGTCCGATTCCTCATTATTTGCCAGCATATGCTAAAGGAATAACTCCTGCATTGACCGAGATAGCACCTGTAATTATAGGATCTGATCCAGTTGGACCAGAGGCGTTGATGGCAAAGGTAAATAAATATTTACAAGGGCATCCTTATGCAAAATCACCTTTGGATATTGCGTTATGGGATATCACAGCAAAAGTTGCAAATTTACCTTTATATAAATTACTTGGTGGTCAAAAACAAAAAGACATGCCTTTATATCATTCCATAACTTGTATTGCTCCAGATGAAATGGTTAAAATTGCAAAGGAAAAACAAAAAGAAGGTATAACTCAGTTTCAAGTTAAACTTGGTGTTGATAATGATTGGAGAATTGACACTGAAAGATTGATTAAAATTAGAGAAGTTATTGATGATGGTTTTTTAGTTTATGGTGATTGGAATTGCGGAGCAACACCACTTGATGCAATAAGAACAAGTCGAGCTGTAGCTCATTTAGATATTATGCTAGAACAACCTTGTGTTACCTTATCTGAGTGTGCTTTAGTAAAACAAGCAACAGGTCTTCCGATGAAATTAGATGAAGGAGTTTATGATACAAAAACTCTTTTAGAAGGACATGAAAAAGGAATTATGGATGTAGCTGCACTGAAACTTTCTAAATTTGGTGGAGTGAGCGCAGTAAGATATGCAAGAGAGCTTTGTAATTATTTTGGAACTAAGATGTGTATTGAAGATACTTGGGGAAGTGACATAACAACCTCAGCATTATTACATCTAGGCACTAGCTGCGAACCTTCGAGATTACTAAATGTTTGTGACTTATCTGGTTATGTTTCTCCAAGACTGGATAAAAATGGACCTACTAGAAATAAAGGAAAAATTTCAGCTCCAGATGGTATAGGTTTAGGAGTTGAACCAGACTTAAATATATTAGGAAAACCTACTGTTATTCTTGATTAA
- a CDS encoding FrhB/FdhB coenzyme F420-dependent oxidoreductase family protein (PFAM: Coenzyme F420 hydrogenase/dehydrogenase, beta subunit N-term; Coenzyme F420 hydrogenase/dehydrogenase, beta subunit C terminus), which yields MIQINSLADIVDNGLCIGCGLCKSIAGNNSLKMEMSDKGNLEPKELKSISNQTFENIKKVCPGVIAEGPEDQEENEGSNKDIIWGNYFSLYYSWSSDPKIRFQSSTGGLLNGLSLYLLEKNKVDFIMHTAGDKENPMRNVVKYSYSKDDLLNCESRSRYGPSSPLSKFHKALDKKQTFAFVGKPCDAGAIRLLAKFDERVDQYCKYIFTLVCGGFQELTKSQEFIDSFNVKEQELEEFRYRGFGNPGRMYIKTKDQKEFDKDYNSFWGDESNWKVPFRCKICPDAIGESADIAALDTWRGGSPKGEDEGFNAAVMRTKKGIKIFNEAVENGYLVKGDQITIDDIKDFQPHQTTKKQAVYARHQGMKKNNLPSINTKNLRIEELYKLNDNDFNKKQEEGVAKRVGKL from the coding sequence ATGATACAAATAAATTCTTTAGCTGACATTGTAGACAATGGCCTTTGTATTGGCTGCGGACTTTGCAAAAGTATTGCAGGTAATAATTCACTAAAGATGGAAATGAGTGACAAAGGTAATTTAGAACCTAAAGAATTAAAATCTATTAGCAATCAAACATTTGAAAATATTAAAAAAGTTTGTCCAGGGGTAATTGCAGAAGGACCAGAGGATCAAGAGGAAAACGAAGGATCAAATAAAGATATTATCTGGGGAAATTATTTTAGTTTATATTATTCATGGTCTAGCGATCCAAAAATTAGATTTCAAAGTTCAACAGGAGGGTTGTTAAATGGATTATCTTTATATTTGCTAGAAAAAAATAAAGTTGATTTTATTATGCATACAGCTGGTGATAAGGAAAACCCAATGCGTAACGTTGTTAAATATAGCTATTCCAAAGATGACTTATTAAATTGTGAAAGTAGATCAAGATATGGTCCATCATCACCTTTGAGTAAATTCCATAAAGCATTGGATAAAAAACAAACTTTCGCATTTGTTGGAAAACCTTGTGATGCAGGAGCAATAAGATTACTTGCTAAATTCGATGAACGAGTTGATCAATATTGCAAATATATTTTCACATTAGTTTGTGGTGGTTTTCAAGAATTAACAAAGTCACAAGAATTTATTGATAGTTTTAATGTTAAAGAACAAGAGCTTGAGGAGTTTAGGTATAGAGGTTTTGGAAATCCAGGTAGAATGTATATAAAAACTAAAGATCAAAAAGAGTTTGATAAAGATTATAATTCATTCTGGGGAGATGAAAGTAATTGGAAAGTTCCTTTTAGATGTAAAATTTGTCCAGATGCAATTGGTGAAAGTGCAGATATAGCAGCACTTGATACCTGGAGGGGCGGTTCTCCAAAAGGAGAAGATGAAGGTTTCAATGCTGCAGTAATGCGAACAAAAAAAGGAATTAAAATTTTTAATGAAGCTGTTGAAAATGGATATCTTGTGAAAGGGGATCAAATAACTATTGATGATATAAAAGATTTTCAACCTCATCAAACAACAAAAAAACAAGCAGTATATGCAAGACACCAAGGAATGAAAAAAAATAATTTACCATCAATTAATACTAAAAATTTGAGAATTGAAGAATTGTATAAATTAAATGATAATGATTTTAATAAAAAACAAGAAGAAGGTGTTGCAAAGAGAGTTGGTAAATTATGA
- a CDS encoding aldolase class II-like protein (PFAM: Class II Aldolase and Adducin N-terminal domain): MKNNISEADWKVRVDLAAMFRLTNMMGWDDTVWNHITARAPGTDHTFFMHEMGLLYEEVKASNLIKVDEHGKVLEGPEKANTAGFIIHSAIHLNHPNAKFVFHAHPPSALAATALKDGIPHLVQDSSMLYGKVGYHEWEGLSINKDERVRIAENMGDNKVLIMKNHGLLTVGATAGEAFMNMYYAIRMCEVAIQATSSGLPLERATEEMWKLSQKQYDLFSPGLNEWPALLRRCDAKDPSYKE, encoded by the coding sequence ATGAAAAATAACATCAGTGAAGCAGACTGGAAAGTAAGAGTAGATCTTGCAGCCATGTTTAGATTGACTAATATGATGGGTTGGGATGATACTGTTTGGAACCATATAACTGCCAGAGCACCAGGAACAGATCATACATTCTTTATGCATGAGATGGGTTTGTTGTATGAAGAAGTTAAAGCGTCAAACTTAATTAAAGTTGATGAACATGGAAAAGTTTTAGAGGGACCAGAAAAAGCAAACACTGCAGGATTTATTATTCATAGTGCAATTCATCTAAATCATCCTAATGCAAAATTTGTATTTCATGCTCATCCACCTTCAGCATTAGCTGCTACAGCTCTTAAAGACGGTATTCCTCATTTAGTTCAAGATAGTTCAATGCTTTATGGAAAAGTTGGATATCATGAATGGGAAGGCTTATCGATAAACAAAGATGAAAGAGTTAGAATTGCAGAAAACATGGGAGACAACAAAGTTTTAATCATGAAGAACCATGGATTATTGACTGTTGGAGCTACAGCCGGTGAAGCTTTTATGAATATGTATTATGCAATTAGAATGTGTGAAGTTGCTATTCAAGCAACAAGTTCAGGTTTGCCTCTTGAGAGAGCTACTGAGGAAATGTGGAAATTATCTCAAAAACAGTATGATTTATTTTCACCAGGATTAAATGAGTGGCCAGCATTACTAAGAAGGTGTGATGCTAAAGATCCATCTTACAAAGAGTAA